In Cherax quadricarinatus isolate ZL_2023a chromosome 73, ASM3850222v1, whole genome shotgun sequence, the genomic stretch GGTACACCGAGAGGCCAGCATCACGTAGGTACACCGAGAGGCCAGCATCATGTAGGTACACTGAGAGGCCAGCATCACGTAGGTACACCGAGAGGCCAGCATCATGTAGGTACACTGAGAGGCCAGCATCACGTAGGTACACCGAGAGGCCAGCATCACGTAGGTACACTGAGATGCCAGCATCACGTAGGTACACTGAGAGGCCAGCATCACGTAGGTACACCGAGAGGCCAGCATCACGTAGGTACACCGAGAGGCCAGCATCATGTAGGTACACTGAGAGGCCAGCATCACGTAGGTACACTGAGATGCCAGCATCACGTAGGTACACTGAGATGCCAGCATCACGTAGGTACACAGAGGCCAGCATCACGTAGGTACACTGAGATGCCAGCATCACGTAGGTACACTGAGATGCCAGCATCACGTAGGTACACCGAGAGGCCAGCATCACGTAGGTACACTGAGAGGCCAGCATCACGTAGGTACACCGAGAGGCCAGCATCACGTAGGTACACTGAGATGCCAGCATCACGTAGGTACACAGAGGCCAGCATCACGTAGGTACACTGAGAGGCCAGCATCATGTAGGTACACAGAGGCCAGCATCACGTAGGTACACTGAGATGCCAGCATCACGTAGGTACACAGAGGCCAGCATCACGTAGGTACACCGAGAGGCCAGCATCATGTAGGTACACTGAGAGGCCAGCATCATGTAGGTACACTGAGAGGCCAGCATCATGTAGGTACACAGAGGCCAGCATCACGTAGGTACACTGAGATGCCAGCATCACGTAGGTACACAGAGGCCAGCATCACGTAGGTACACCGAGAGGCCAGCATCATGTAGGTACACTGAGAGGCCAGCATCATGTAGGTACACTGAGAGGCCAGCATCATGTAGGTACACAGAGGCCAGCATCACGTAGGTACACTGAGATGCCAGCATCACGTAGGTACACAGAGGCCAGCATCACGTAGGTACACCGAGAGGCCAGCATCACGTAGGTACACCGAGAGGCCAGCATCACGTAGGTACACTGAGAGGCCAGCATCACGTAGGTACACTGAGAGGCCAGCATCACGTAGGTACACTGAGAGGCCAGCATCACGTAGGTACACTGAGAGGCCAGCATCACGTAGGTACACCGAGAGGCCAGCATCACGTAGGTACACCGAGAGGCCAGCATCACGTAGGTACACCGAGAGGCCAGCATCACGTAGGTACACCGAGAGGCCAGCATCACGTAGGTACACTGAGAGGCCAGCATCACGTAGGTACACCGAGAGGCCAGCATCACGTAGGTACACCGAGAGGCCAGCATCACGTAGGTACACCGAGAGGCCAGCATCATGTAGGTACACAGAGGCCAGCATCACGTAGGTACACTGAGGCCAGCATCACGTAGGTACACTGAGAGGCCAGCATCACGTAGGTACACCGAGAGGCCAGCATCACGTAGGTACACCGAGAGGCCAGCATCATGTAGGTACACAGAGGCCAGCATCACGTAGGTACACTGAGGCCAGCATCACGTAGGTACACTGAGAGGCCAGCATCACGTAGGTACACCGAGAGGCCAGCATCACGTAGGTACACCGAGAGGCCAGCATCACGTAGGTACACAGAGGCCAGCATCACGTAGGTACACCGAGAGGCCAGCATCACGTAGGTACACTGAGATGCCAGCATCACGTAGGTACACAGAGGCCAGCATCACGTAGGTACACCGAGAGGCCAGCATCACGTAGGTACACCGAGAGGCCAGCATCACGTAGGTACACCGAGAGGCCAGCATCACGTAGGTACACTGAGAGGCCAGCATCACGTAGGTACACTGAGGCCAGCATCACGTAGGTACACCGAGAGGCCAGCATCACGTAGGTACACCGAGAGGCCAGCATCACGTAGGTACACCGAGAGGCCAGCATCACGTAGGTACACCGAGAGGCCAGCATCACGTAGGTACACCGAGAGGCCAGCATCACGTAGGTACACCGAGAGGCCAGCATCACGTAGGTACACCGAGAGGCCAGCATCACGTAGGTACACCGAGAGGCCAGCATCACGTAGGTACACCGAGAGGCCAGCATCACGTAGGTACACCGAGAGGCCAGCATCACGTAGGTACACCGAGAGGCCAGCATCACGTAGGTACACTGAGAGGCCAGCATCACGTAGGTACACTGAGAGGCCAGCATCACGTAGGTACACTGAGAGGCCAGCATCACGTAGGTACACTGAGAGGCCAGCATCACGTAGGTACACTGAGAGGCCAGCATCACGTAGGTACACTGAGAGGCCAGCATCACGTAGGTACACTGAGAGGCCAGCATCACGTAGGTACACTGAGAGGCCAGCATCACGTAGGTCCACTGAGAGGCCAGCATCACGTAGGTACACTGAGAGGCCAGCATCACGTAGGTACACTGAGAGGCCAGCATCACGTAGGTACACAGAGACCAGCATCAAATAGGCACAATGAGAAGCCAGCATCATGTAGGTACGCTGAGAGGCCATCACATAGGTACACTGAGAGGCCAGCATCACACGTATACATTGAGATGTCAGCATcacatatatacaccgagaggccagcatcacatatatacaccgagaggccaGCATATTTATATACTGAGAGGACAGCATCACAGACAAAGAGATCagcgttacacacacacacacagccacacacagccatacacacacacacacacacacacacacacagctgtctcCATCACTCCTCTCGTAGCGGTTCCCAAGGCGAGCGAGTCACCTGGGGAGAAACACCTGTCTCAGGCTCCTCTGTGTTGACTGGAACCTCACTAGTGGTTGGGATCGAGTGTTCCAGGAAGCTGTCTGGAAGCTCAACGGAGACCGAAGCCTCACGGACAGAAGAAATTACTGGTAGAGCCGAGTGTGTGCTGAACACATTGGCCTCCCTCAGGTCTGGCTCACTGCGAGGCAGTCCGTGGATCATGGTCTTGTAGGTAAAGCTTGTGATTCGACGCGGCTTGACGGGGATTTGCAATGATTCCGCTTCTGCTTCTGAGTTGTTACTTGCCTGCTGAGGTTCCTTGTTTATCCGAGGTCCAGCGGGGGTCAGGGGCATTACGGTAGTGTAAGGCTCCGTTTTCGCCTGGGGCATTACTGTGGCTTTGTAGTTTGTGGTAGTTTGGGGCTCCGTACTTTTCCGAGGCTCTGGTAAAGGATCCACAGGTGTCGTCACCCTTGAGAGTCGTCGAGCCTGGGTGGGTCGCCTCCCTCTTGTGCGAGATGTGGTCTCCTTGCGGGTGAAAGTTCCAGGTGGAAGTCGATCTCTGGATTTGAGTCTAATGGTTTCCTCCTGAGTATTAGCTGCTTCCGCTATTAATGACTGCTCTGGAGAAGATGAGGCGCGATTTTGTTGTCCAAGTCGAGAATTGGAAAGTTTTCTGCTAGGTTGAGCAGCGTGAATTAAAGTTTCTTTTCGTGAGATGATGGATGAGGGTTGTGTATGGGGGCCACGAAGCTGGGACGGCCGCTTAGCCGGCCTGAATCTGGATTTTGTTTTTGCTGTGTTAGCCGTAGTTGTGTTAGATAACGGGCTAGAGGGGGTATGTAAATTAGACTTGGGTTGGAATGTGCGAGAGGCAATGAGGGACGATCTTCTCTTGGGGTAATTTGTCGTGGATTCTCGCGGAGTCTTCTCAATTTCCTTTGTGGGTGAGAGTGAAGAGGAGAGTTGACCGTCAGGGAAAGGAGGAGCAATCATCCCATCATCTATCGCGGTGGGTTCCGAAGGCTTTGATAGTTTCAACATGGAGTGAAGTCTAGTTTTAGGTGGAAAACCTTCATCCCTCTCGTCATTATTACTTAAATCAATTGCCACATCTTCTTGAGAAAAATCATTGTAGTCAGCGCCATACCAATTTTTTAATGGAAGTGTGGCAATGTTCATGGGTCTGTTTGTATGAGGTATATCAGTATTCTCTCGTTTTTGGAAGGAGCTAGAAGCCTCATTTTGCCCTGAAGGTGTTGCTAGGGAGTAGTCCTTCTTGGTGTCTGCCATCTCTTGCTGTCCCTGAAACTTCAAGTCAAGTCCCAACTTGTGTTCATTTTGTGTATCTTTTATTTTCTCAAATGTCATTAAATCGGTAATGTTTTTATTTTCATCTTTCCCCGCCTCATTATAGAAGTCCTCGACCTCCTCAGCACTGGGGAATGTGTTAGCGGGTGTTGCATATAACCTGGAGTTTATATTAAACGGGCTACTGAAAGTCTCAGAAATAATTTTGTTTGGACGGTATTCCGTTGTGATATCTTTCTCGAGTACCTTTGACTCGCTCTGCTTTGTTTCTACCCTCGTTTTCGTGTCCGCAATCATCAGTTTGTGACTTGTGATGGCTCCGCTACTTCCCTCATCCTCCCTCTCCGGCAAGGGATCCGTTGGAGGTGTCCTTACCGTCACCACACCTACCTCAAACTCGCTTCCTCCCTCAGTTCTTGCTTCATATGCGTTAGACTTATCAGAGGCCGGattcctctcttcctttcttgGTTCATATAGTAGAAGGCCCATGTATTCTTTCTCGGGAAGACTGCTGTAAAGCGACTCCTGTATATGTGTCTTAGTAATCTCAGTACTTGGGTTTTGCCTTTGACTTGGCCTGAAcggtggaggtgaccagactatTTTCCTCTGTGGCTTCTGAGCATCAGCATCTGATGTGGAAACATTATCATCCTCATCAGCCTCTCTAGGGTCATTACCCAACTCTCTATCATCGGGTTGAAAAGCATCTGTGGTGTCGAGTTGTATTGTGGCTGCAGTGAACGTGTGTTGCAGGTCTTCTGGGAGGGGATTAGTTTGCTCCCTAAGTCGGTGTTGCGGATATTCTGGTTGGAAAGTAGCTTGTTCCGTGactttgtgttgcaggtgttcgGGAAGGGGGGTAGTTTTCTTAAGCCTGTGTTGTGGGTGTTCTGGTAGGAAAGCAGTTTGCTCCGTGGTGGGACTCAAAGTAGCAAGTGTCGTAGCAGGTGTTGTCGTCAGTTCTTCAAGTAACACACCATAATCTTCAGAACTCTTTAGTTCATCATCAGTTTCGTAATGCAAATCAGTTTCAGTTACGTTTTCTTTGGTTTCTTTCGACATCTGATCGAAATAGAAATTCTGTTTATCACTTGGTGCAGATACCTTGCTACTGTTGTAATAAGGTTTTGATGTATCCGAGTCAACATTCGTATATTGTCGAGAGTTCGTGTACTGGACGACTGGTATGGGTGTCTTGAAGGTATCTGACTGGTCGAAACTTAACACCTCGATTTTTATGCTTGGGAGAGTTCTCGAAACCCCTTGTGAATCTTCGTTTTCACTATTTTCTGCATTACTGGACGGCGTTGTGGATTGGGAAACTAAGTTTTCTCTCCAAGGAATATAAAACACAGGTCGGCCTCTTTTCTGCCTTACGGTTGTTGGTACTTCGGTAATGCTTGTTGAAGTGGAGGTCTCTGGTTGCTCTGGCAGTGCTGTAGTGGAGTCCTCGAAGTGCGTTGTTGCTTGCCTTGGAAGTGCTGTAGTGGAGTACTCGTAGGGTAATGTAGTCTCTGTGTATGGAAGAGAGCGCCTGTTTTTCTTCGAGTGCAACTTTTCTTCTGAACCAAAATACTCCCTCATCGCGTCGTATTTTGCTTGAACGTATACGTCGTGTCCAGGGATCAGCTCAGAGGGATCCAGCGGCGTCAGGATAAACTCGTGAATATCGTGTTTAGCCGGGTTCAACTTAGGCGTTGCGAACTCGTACGAAGCCGGAGTAGTTCTGGTGAACTCTACGTTGGGTCTTGGTGTGGGGATCTTGTTGGCTCCTGGCCTCTTGGTGACGTGATGTGTAGGCTGTCTGCTTGTTCTCGTGTAGACATTGTAAGCTGGAGAAGTGGCTCTGAATTGACTCGTTGGCTTCGTAGAGATATAAGTTTTTTTCTGCTCACTCCGTGTGCTTGGATAGACTGGTGTTGTCTGATGATCGAGATTCTTCGTAGAAAAATATTCGGATATTCTTGTTGACAAGGATTGAATAGTTTCATCCATTGTTTCTGAAGTCCAGCCCCAGTTCGGGGTGGTGAGAGTGGTcttttttttcttagtgtacGGATAAGCAGTTTCTATCCTAGTTATTGGTCTCCACGGAGTGTAGCTGTTAGACAATCTTCCAAGAGCTGGGTCAGTTGTAGGTGTGGTTTCCGGGTTTCTCGTCGGGAAGCGAGATGTGGAAAATAGTTTTGATATTGGCAATAAATCTGAGTAATCCCGGAAAGGATGAGGCGATGTTCTTACATCATTAGCCTCTGTGAAATGCCAGTAAGAGATACCAGTTTGTTGCGTTGTGCTGTGGAAGTCCTGTGGAGCTGGTGTGGTGAGGTAAGACTTGACTTCTCCCTGCTCGATCTCGTCCAAAAGATCGCTCCCAATACCCTGCCTATATGCAGGCACGCTATCGCTAGCTTCCAGAACACTAATGTTATTACTGAGCGGATCTAGCGCAAAAGACGAGCTTTCACCCCACAGTGGAGGCTCTTCATGACGATAATTTTCGTGTACCTGGGGAGAAATACTCGTTGTCGATATCTGAAGACCTTGGTCCAACAGTGCAGGGTCCTCGTAACGATGGTTTTCATGTACCTGATGGGGAATGGTTTCTGTCGACAGCTGAAGCCCTCCATCCCAAGGATCGGAGTAGCCCTTCCCGTAGATAATCTCTGAAGTGATGAAGGACGGAGAGGTCACTGCTACAGAGACCGGTCTATAAGATTTGTTTGGGTATCCAAGAACGCTCTCGTAAGTCTCCGATTTGAATGCTGGCTTGTTGATGATACCACGGGTGTCTTGAACTTCACTGACGCTGGGGACCCGGTGATAGCGCCTCTCAGGAGACACCTGGGGAACTGCGGGCTTCCCGCCGATGAGATTCGGAGCCCTGGGAGCACAGATGACCTTAGGACAGCAGTCTGGATGACGCTTATGTGGACGGTGTTTGATGACGCAGGT encodes the following:
- the LOC128701182 gene encoding mucin-2-like is translated as MDLGQRVYLPGCRRIVCKIFAGRPILEEQFCDALPEKRPSTCVIKHRPHKRHPDCCPKVICAPRAPNLIGGKPAVPQVSPERRYHRVPSVSEVQDTRGIINKPAFKSETYESVLGYPNKSYRPVSVAVTSPSFITSEIIYGKGYSDPWDGGLQLSTETIPHQVHENHRYEDPALLDQGLQISTTSISPQVHENYRHEEPPLWGESSSFALDPLSNNISVLEASDSVPAYRQGIGSDLLDEIEQGEVKSYLTTPAPQDFHSTTQQTGISYWHFTEANDVRTSPHPFRDYSDLLPISKLFSTSRFPTRNPETTPTTDPALGRLSNSYTPWRPITRIETAYPYTKKKKTTLTTPNWGWTSETMDETIQSLSTRISEYFSTKNLDHQTTPVYPSTRSEQKKTYISTKPTSQFRATSPAYNVYTRTSRQPTHHVTKRPGANKIPTPRPNVEFTRTTPASYEFATPKLNPAKHDIHEFILTPLDPSELIPGHDVYVQAKYDAMREYFGSEEKLHSKKNRRSLPYTETTLPYEYSTTALPRQATTHFEDSTTALPEQPETSTSTSITEVPTTVRQKRGRPVFYIPWRENLVSQSTTPSSNAENSENEDSQGVSRTLPSIKIEVLSFDQSDTFKTPIPVVQYTNSRQYTNVDSDTSKPYYNSSKVSAPSDKQNFYFDQMSKETKENVTETDLHYETDDELKSSEDYGVLLEELTTTPATTLATLSPTTEQTAFLPEHPQHRLKKTTPLPEHLQHKVTEQATFQPEYPQHRLREQTNPLPEDLQHTFTAATIQLDTTDAFQPDDRELGNDPREADEDDNVSTSDADAQKPQRKIVWSPPPFRPSQRQNPSTEITKTHIQESLYSSLPEKEYMGLLLYEPRKEERNPASDKSNAYEARTEGGSEFEVGVVTVRTPPTDPLPEREDEGSSGAITSHKLMIADTKTRVETKQSESKVLEKDITTEYRPNKIISETFSSPFNINSRLYATPANTFPSAEEVEDFYNEAGKDENKNITDLMTFEKIKDTQNEHKLGLDLKFQGQQEMADTKKDYSLATPSGQNEASSSFQKRENTDIPHTNRPMNIATLPLKNWYGADYNDFSQEDVAIDLSNNDERDEGFPPKTRLHSMLKLSKPSEPTAIDDGMIAPPFPDGQLSSSLSPTKEIEKTPRESTTNYPKRRSSLIASRTFQPKSNLHTPSSPLSNTTTANTAKTKSRFRPAKRPSQLRGPHTQPSSIISRKETLIHAAQPSRKLSNSRLGQQNRASSSPEQSLIAEAANTQEETIRLKSRDRLPPGTFTRKETTSRTRGRRPTQARRLSRVTTPVDPLPEPRKSTEPQTTTNYKATVMPQAKTEPYTTVMPLTPAGPRINKEPQQASNNSEAEAESLQIPVKPRRITSFTYKTMIHGLPRSEPDLREANVFSTHSALPVISSVREASVSVELPDSFLEHSIPTTSEVPVNTEEPETGVSPQVTRSPWEPLREE